The DNA region gcacttgtcccaccaagagcgagtaagcgattaactatcggcgattttctcgcccaagaaacgaacaaaagattaggatcctgtgttagtaaaagagacgCATATATTtatagttcatcgctggctgttcacactgccggcgagaacactcgctctactagtttgtcgccgcgataagataaaaccagctcagcggtactcgctcggcgatgctcgcttcgtagttagaactcaagctgcgagaccaatcagtctgcgtgtttggctacgctgcaccgccccagcgagtgacgcgagtaatagcccgtcgtACTCGAACACccgcctatagccgagcgactaaactattggagctaacactcgcttctcgccgctcgcccactcgtttctagtttatcgttctactcgcttatcgctcatcgtcggcggtgggacaagtgccttagGTAGTCTAGTAAACTATAGGGACAGCTTATGCGTTGTCAGCATTCCGCGCCTAAGGAAGGTCTAACGCATGGCTGGGATCCTTAGTTGTCTCCCGATCGTGGTTGTGTGTGGTTGTATTATCACGTTAAATACTTTCTTATTACAACTCCCAGATACCCCGTATAAACGTAAAGGCGTTCTTAGAAGGTTTATTCGAAAAGTTTATGATATGGAAATACAGCGAAATCTCTATTAGTTTGGGTAATAGAATCATCTAAATGAGTTATATCACGGGCTGATAaatacagtcggcgataaagtTTTGCATCAAAAACGAAattcgtatttttttaaattaaatttaaaaaaaaactatgttttCATTTCAGAAATGTTCGAGGTGCTCCCTCGAGGCGCCGGCATGGCGTGGGGCTCGCTGGCCAACTGGGCCGGCAACTTCCTCGTGGGGATGACCTTCCCCGTCGTAAGGGACGCCATTGGGGCGTATTCCTTCATCGTCTTCGCCGCAGTCACTACTGCGCTCTTCGTGTTCCAGAGGTAAGCTTTAAATACCACGCCTCTGCAAGAAAGTAGACATAGCCGCCTATTACGTTCTTTTTTGAAGAATTTCATACAGCAATTGCTTGATTAACTCCAGCGGAGAGTTTATTCCACAGCAGGAGCGATTGCAGGTCGATTTTTTTGCTTAATTCTACTTTCTTGCCTCTAGCCTAGCCTATTGATGCGATATCTGGTTTACAGGGTAAAAATTCAATTGTAAGCCAACCGGGGTTTAGTGGGGACACACAAGGACTATTTACGAATATAATGTTCTCCGCAGGTTCTACTTCCCCGAAACACGCGGTAGGACCCAACTTCAAATCTCGCAGTTATGCAGCCGAGGATTCCGCTCTCGCCCCCTCTCCCACCAAAGCATCTGACGTCCAGTACAACTTCAACAAAACGTTATTAACAATTATTGTGGAAAAGGTGTAAAATCAGAGCACGCTAAGTTTTCACGTCAAACGTCAAGTACGGAGCTCTTAGGGGCCAAGTTTGTGCAAAGTTAGCGTGGTCCAAGTctaaaatttaagaaaattcGTGCCGGCCATTTCTTTTGTGAATTGTTTAACTTTTGCTAACCAAAGTAACCATATGTGTCTTTCTCAgccaaaagggtacttattgtcggttgtcgataaggcgctatttccatatagcttcaattcgaaatcaaccttatcgacaaccgaccATGTGGTACCTTCTGCACAACAGCCaaggccgtcttaaactatgctggggctcAAGCTTGGGCACTCAAGAATTTGGGGCCAttttagaaaataataaaagcgAATCAattaaaccagcggtcggcaactagcggcccgcgagcctccctggctattttgtatataatattgacaaattaccatgtctgataaagtcataaatattaacaaagtgcggcccgcgtccacttcgttaactgctgtgtggcccttggctgctaaaaggttgccgaccgctgaattaaactaacattcttctactatgatcttatgtgtaattaaatataatgttactgtctgtccttcggggccccctgaggccACGGGCCCTGTGCGCCCTCatttatggtaaagacggtattTGAAACGGctacaaatgtcaaatttaaagCACGAGTTTTTCTTAGGTTTTAATTCTCTTCTGATTTTAATGACTTTTTGCTATCTAAAGCTCAAAACTTATGTTGTGCGTAATTTCTGTATCTTGTTTTTCCATATACATTTTAACGagtatttttttctatatggaggttttcgggtgcgaaaaatcgatctagctaggtctcatcgctgggaaaacgcgcatttttagtTTTCATATGTtcaagcaaagctcggtctcccagataattttagtttatacgCACTAGAGCGTTCTTTAGTTATTTGAATTTTTTGTCATAGACAAATGTTTCCCAGGTACAATAGACAATAGACGTATGTTATACGGTCTATgcttattttatatttgtatacatCACACAATCTGACTTTGTAATCTCTAATGTACTTAAATGCTTTTATGGTTGTTATTTGgttagttttttatttttgtcaatgCCCATAAATGGGATAGACGCATTTTGGATaggttatattatttttaaagtaaatagaTCTTTTAAACCGGGAAAGTAAATAATGGtttaagttacattttattttaacgtaatatatgtatatcatcACAAGAAACCGCTAATATATTCtcgaatataattattattattacttttaacctctagccgcccagagacctataaaaaggtctcctgttccattctaatttaaactttgtatggacaaaataaaatttcattttgcttggcaaagtttgacgtatgggcggttAGAGGTTAAGTACCAATTGATTACCTTAAAATCACACTCCAAGTCTAGTCTCTTTGTTTTTCAGAAATTATTCCATAACAAAACAGTAGgtatcataattatatttaactaaaaaaattaaatattggtGTATGTTtaattaataagtacctattgtacttattaatattatttaatatgttcaaatgaaatgtaattttataataagtacataataattCTACTGACTACCTACAAatcttaagaaactaaaacccgttctgagccataccgggtccaaaggtccctaacacactagcagcgttaccccgcATCCTCATAAGGCCCAAGGTACTACCTAttatacttattcagttcgatgaaatttaaaccatattcaatTTGAATAGAGTCgcgtttgttttgtttcgtacaattttcaaacaaaaccaaaatcacctctattccctgcactataggttcaaatttcagtgacaATTTCTGGatgtttcatttgtatggctgggtctTAGGAGGGTATGGCGATGTTGACCGATTGGACAAGccttattaattacatttttggtttaaaagtgtataagtaggtaagtagccGGTCGAAACAtcgaaattattaatttatgacccatttcgtcgggtgacaagcaaaagtcactaagtatgtactatcaaaaaattaaactatgcactttattacacttgtaacgcggtttattgtccaataatttcaatggtgttagttagtgacttttgcttgtcacacGAAGATTTCGTACCttatcacagtgacaatcaatatgaaagttgctagagacctcatactattgtcactgtcacAAAgtcttaaattaaaactttgggCTGTACCTGTAGATATTTTCATTTTGTAGTGTGGTTTAGTTTGGATCTTTAGTagttattagatttttattccTTAGtacaaaataagtaaaatacttTTAAGAATACACTAATGCTATTTTTCCTATATTAGTGTTCATTTTGTTTGAATAGCTCAAGttatcttaatttttatttcggTGAGACGGGAAATATCTTATTGCTCATCTTCTCTTGCTCATAAGCCATGTGCATTTGTACGAGGATAGGTACTAGCCATGCACTGGCATCTAAAAATCTCGTATAATAgggacacagacaaaacatcctccaggctgagcatagtcgcgctattCGTCGCCCCTTTGccacggtaattttactccatgtttgagtcgaaagtgtctttgtgtgacgtccgtgtctttgaacggaccaatcacggcatggcacttcgctcacctcgtcgcgcgcacccccgcattttcggcatcatcggttgcatgaaataattgctctaaactcggtctagaggattcctcgtatatgaatagggaatattatgcAAAaatctgcgtagggggcgccactagaACAAACAGAgaggctaccgcgaaaaacgaaattTTGTTATCTGCCTTCTATAACTCttcatattcgagcgatagcaTGGCATATAACGAAATGTCGGGTTTCGCGGCAGGCcctctgtaaacaaaccgcctgaaTCAATGTTATATTTATTCGTAGCAAATTATCTGtggaaacttgtcaaaaaactatttaagccacagtatgtataagttactctgcCATAGGGgtcgtgcacaaatcacgcgaggttcgatgggggtggaggggtcacgaaaaactcacgatagatcacgttggggagGGGGGgagtataaggaaacctcacgtgtatttttctacagtaaacgaaactaagaaaaaaaaaccaaccaCATGAGTAAAtaccttttctcggtttcgttaaacataaattttcactctgcacttcaaactagcgaatgtatttaacgaaaatagaaaaataaacaatattttctaaatacaacactatttctcttaaaattaggtcggatgaaaaaatttaaaataatacacgtgaggttgcgtggggggagggggggtagccaaaaacctcaccaaatatcaccaagggggaggaggggtcaaaaagtagccaaaaatacctcgcgtgatttgtgcacaaccccatgCCATAGATCTATGCTATGGTTTACGATACGTGCTAGTGCTGCAGTctagcggcagaacattgcagtaatacacCCTATGTATACTTGTTTTTGcctcttttaaataataaaatataggtGCCAACCATAGATAAGCTAGTTAAAGATTTTAAAATCGTAAAAGGCCCAATGTAGATTAGATAGACGTATGACAATGGGAAAAATTAGGACATTTTGAATTGAATAATCAAttggataaataaataaattgtaattaaAGAAATTGCCTTATAACCTATTAAGCTTCCTCTTCCAAATCTATACTaactaggtatattatatataaacatATAGTTAAGTAGAATATCGTAAAATGCTGTAATGCCATTAATCTCAAGCCATTTAATGAATCCGTCGCTTAGATCTGTAAACGAATCTTATTGTGTATCACAATTTATGAAATGcataatgttattatataattagaTGATTTTTATAACTTGCTGGGAGTACTATTTAAGGTAGTTTTAAGGTAGATAGTGAAGCCAAATTGTTCTGAACAAGTCATGGATTCAAGTCTTTAAGCCTCATTTAGACGGTTTAAGAGcttgcatgcgattttcattacattgcggtatttggtcgATCGACTGGATTCATTGTACTCTGTAAATAGCAATGTACCTACAGACGTAgtgcataattttttttcattgtatttTCAAGGAAACGTACAAACAtgccttgctatttcagtcagtcttggtACAGTCTACGtccaaaatatgtttacacttttgcaccttacccctttgtaataaggcgaaaaatgtaaacatatctttgacgtcgactgtacaaaaagTAGGTACTGAGGTAGACTGAAgtaaacaattatgcactacatctgtattaggaaatgcaaatcggttattttttgtatggaaataaccgcggtttcggttaataaccgattatttccatacaaaaaataaccgatttgcattccctaatctgTATGTACCTATCTATAAGTACTATCTATAGttagtcaaaccaatttgtccttttcttttgggtgctagtactttCTGTCTATGactgaaatgagacagtcctttgacaaactatagtgTTGCATGCAAGTCCTTGAACTGTCTAAATTGGTCTTTAAATAAACAGAcacaatatatattatgtttgcTACTATAGAGTAGAATGAGGAATGAGAAAAATATGATGACGATGCAATGTACTAATGACTACAATTTTATGCGATTAAATACTTGCTAAACGACtatggtcacgttcaatgcctccaaaacgcaggcgtgtctattttccgctaaacggagtccattcgacctgactccttctttccggggtgcatctgtacctattgccgacagcctggaactcctcggcatggagctgagttcagtcctcggcttcggcagcttcattgagtctaaagcacaaactgcggccagaaagctgggcgtcctaaataaggtgaagcgatacttcacacctggacagcttctaacactttacaaagctcaagtccggtcgtgtatggagtattgcagccacctgtgggatggctcagctaaataccaactcgccgctttggactcagtggagcgcagagccaggaggatgattggcgacaagaagctaacggctaagcttcagactttggcccatcggcggaaagtcgccagcctgtcggtattctacaggttgcacttcggggagtgtgcccaagagctacacgagctcattccaccgtccccattctaccatcggacttttagacgcacggccggtttccatccttacttggtagatattccgccaattcgcactaagcgctttgcttctactttccttatgcgcactgccaaggaatggaattccttgccggcgtctatatttccgtgctcttataacccggcaaccttcaaatcaagagtgaacaggcaccttctgggcgagctcgctccatcgtaggccacgtctacgcctcggctagtctgtggccatgagtaaacccatgcataataaaaaaaaaaaaaaactagattatgttttattaaaactgcttttttatttacctactttgaGCCCTAAAGCTTGCATtctaaatgaaattttattgttatgcAATAAGAAGTAATTTCCAAAAGGTTTCTCTTAAATTAAACATCAATGGAGGTATGATGGTTTATTGTCTAgttagataaaattaaattaacaaaataaattctcttactaaaaaaatataattcatttgCTACAGTTAGGACGTTAAGCACGAAGAATTTCGTAGATTGACCGAGCTGTTCCTATCGCTACCGCACGCGAGTAATCACATAAATATATTGCTATCCCGCCCATGATGACGGCGGTCAATGCCACGGtgagcgggacagcaatataactatgcgcgtgcgatagagatggCAACAGGCGGGTCAATGTGCTAAATTATTCTTGTTTAGCGTCATTTAATTACGCAAGTATTATatactaatatttaataaatatatatttggaATGATTTATACCTGCAAAGTTTAGGTACTTCGTACACTTGATTTCTCTTAAAAACTAGAACCCTGATGCAATTTCATAACCcgtattttaatttacaatGGGGTTTTTAAACGAGCACAAGCACGATAAGGGGTCCTCAAACTATGGTCAGTCATGGGTCAGATGCTgccagaaaatatttttttttctttattgccaaatggcattctttACCATTTAACCATAAGGGCCGTAAAGAGGTGCGAACTAATGGTGCGCGAAAACGAAGGTGGCCTTAGGGTCAAAACGTTTGGCGACCCCTAGAATACTAGCTTGGCTATCTCCTCAAATAATCTTCCAAAATCTTCAGCTGATCCCAACACACCAATAGTAGAACAGTGTGTGGCCCCAGCCTCATGTAGTTGGCCCCCGTGCCTTTGTACAGCGAGCCGACGCCTTCTGAACGCACCATCTTGTAGAAGCAGTCAACCATACCAGAGTATAGCTTGCCGCGATTATTTGCGTCTACGGCTGAAAAGAAAGCGAAATCATTAGATGGTGTTTCCTCACTCTTAAGTTACCCTGGTCCTGCAATTTTTCTCTGTAACTTACATTTTATATCTACCTAATCTTATCCTCCATACgccaaaccttgccaagcaaaatgaaattttgactttgtcaacacaaagttcaaattagaatggaacaggagacctttttataggtctctgggcggctagaggttatctTTTTAGATACCCATAAATTGTCTCAGGCGACAGGGGTGTTTCTTTTACGACGTCATAAATTATAACTGACTCAATTATTGTTAGGTACACTGCCAGAATGTTTATATCTCTACCATCCAATCGTGTGATACCTGCATACCTGTCTATGGCGTAAGAAGACACCATTTGGAACACAATAGAAAGCTACTATACGCTGGCCCCATTTAGACGACGCGAGAACtcacatgcgagtttcattcattacattgcggtttttgatcggtcggtcgaATTGGACGTATaacaggcctatggaactctccgcgcgagctcggatttatacctacgaatctgctcccgttcacggtagaaaagcgagccagttggttgccacacgcgctcacgtacgcacgtcaccgcgcgccgcactgtcaatttttacgatagttacaagctacgtagtaggtacctacctactattgaatttctttaattgaacatgtaatgtttattatgtatgacaaatgtatagttttagatatctatcaatttgaaataggtagtaaatttaaatttattttggtaaatgtttattttaacgacagtaagttaactttacaccggaaactgcctactcatttttgctctggttaacttataattaattacctgtattcatggggtatctattatttttctttattatgtaacatcaatctctatctggttttaaattacacgaaattttaaaactaattcttgctgggattattgcgcggtttataaaacgtcgtaaacactgcggttactgcagggacatatgacctcttaaaatgactatttcgcaaacactaacgcataatcggaatatcaggtataatttaagatatagctttccttttatttcactccgctgtttaagtacgtaggttgccctgaaagtttcgggaattggaaaaaatacgcgtttaaatgaaataaaagtacttttattgtttttcaaagtATTCTCCTTTGTGTTTAATGCACTTTTTCATTCTCTGAAACCAGTTTTCAAAACAGTTATTGAACTCTGAACTGGGGGTTGACGAAATGGCCATTTTATAAGCGTGGACTGCTTCTTCCGCGGTCTGAAAACGCTGACCACGCAACCGATTCTTTATTTTcgggaaagtaaaaaaatcgttgGGACTTAGGTCGGGGCTGTACGGAGGATGGTCCAGTAATTCGACTTTTTCGCCCTTCAGATAGTCGTTTGTTTTCTGAGCAGTATGAGGGCTGGCATTATCATGGTGTAGTATAATACggcggttagggttattttttcgcAGTTCAGCAAAAACAATCGGTAAACAAACGCCTATATACCAATCGGCATTGACAGTTCTTCGATCTTCAAGAGCAATAGTCGCCACGTGACCCGATTTGGAGACAAACGTGGCTACCATTTTTTTGATCGTGCTGCGAGAACGAACAACttttgttggcttcggctcgtcTTCGTAAACCCATACTCGAGATTGGTTTTTGGATTCAGGCTCATATGCGTAAATCCATGACTCGTCACCTGACACAATACTAAAAACGGCAGTTGAGCTTCCTCCattaaatctttttagggttttgtGGCACCAATTGACACGGACCGTTTTCTGGTCGTCAGATAACAAGTGAGGAATCCACCGGGAAAACAACTTCCGCACGCCCAACTCTTGctgtaaaataacttgtacctgACTCATTCCAATGCCTAAAGTCTCCTGAATTTCCCGATATGTAACATGCCTATCTTCTTTTATCAGTTGGCGAACAACATCGATGTTTTGATCGGTAACGGCAGTTTTCGGTCGACCCTCACGTACGTCATCCGCAAGAGACACACGGCCACGTTGAAATTCCGAATACCACCTGTATATTGTCGTCTTCGAAGGTGCTTCACTACTAAAAGCAATAGTCAATCGGTCTCCACATTGTTGTTGTGTTAATCCACTTTTAAAGTCATAataaatcattgctctaaaacttTCGCGGGACAGCTCCATTTTCACCAGCGACTCAAcgactttaaaaaacaattgaaaatagaacattgttttttttttctaagtggccagtgttTTCGAATAATGAGACTATGCTTGTAACAAAGAGGTATAACACATGTCAAATATACGTTCCTAAGTATGCAATTCCCGAAACTTTCAGGGCAacctacgtaggtatttatttatcatttctaagcgtcagcaaccctagcgttgtgccggtgcgcgcggtgcggggagtggcgcgctgaaggtcactccattgtattttagtgtaggtatcaaaacggtaggtatttgctttttctttgagagataagtatctgttcgtaagaactattatataatctgtggtataaccaacagtccgcaatgtaactaaaatcgcatgcgagttcgaaTGCCGTCTAAGTCAGCCCTTTTATTGTAAGAACTTACGTTGGTTAGAAAGACGTGTAGCAACAACATCAAACGGGTTGAGACAGGCTGTCATAACCAGCCCACCCAAGTTAGCTCCAGCAAACGATAGCAGTATAGGCGAGTCTACCATCCATCCGTGTGACACTAGCCACTCTTTAGCGTATGAAAATGACACCATTTGGGACGCGCTGCCGACCGCGCCGCGGGGGATTTGAGGTTGCACACCTCGGAATAAACCTGAAAAGTAATGTTCGAATAAATTTTTTGCTTTTGTGATAAACAtatttacagcttggcaaaaaagagtagaaattaaaaagtggcaacactgtagtgtcgtccctttcaaaccaatttatataagataaCGGGACGACAATACAGCGTtgcaactttttaatttctactcttttttgctaagctgtaagtacctacttatataggAAGAGGTAAAGTCAGGTAAAGTGCATATAAAagtcaaaaatgtaaaaaaaatagtgttgTAATTAAAttggcgttttcagaaataaatatcgaaaacccgattctcacagatcccggtgtttttgggttcttttaattcagaatcactagcatattcaattctgatgataaaataaaatgtcccaaaaatttgtatgaaaattgtacattccactatgtcacgcacatacaagtgaaaaattttttcatactaaaacgtgacgtaatggaatggacattttgggacatctttttttaatggtgggatggagaatgctgtcgattctgagtacaATGAgtccaagaacgtccagatgttaaagaatcaggttttcaatatttatttctgaaaacgcccaaatGCAAGTCctgattttaataataatagcactggtgacgtcatgtgtcatgTGTTACGTAGCCTAGGTAATACAGGATGTGACTAGGCCATATC from Cydia fagiglandana chromosome 6, ilCydFagi1.1, whole genome shotgun sequence includes:
- the LOC134665528 gene encoding uncharacterized protein LOC134665528 yields the protein MVTFNASKTQACLFSAKRSPFDLTPSFRGASVPIADSLELLGMELSSVLGFGSFIESKAQTAARKLGVLNKVKRYFTPGQLLTLYKAQVRSCMEYCSHLWDGSAKYQLAALDSVERRARRMIGDKKLTAKLQTLAHRRKVASLSVFYRLHFGECAQELHELIPPSPFYHRTFRRTAGFHPYLVDIPPIRTKRFASTFLMRTAKEWNSLPASIFPCSYNPATFKSRVNRHLLGELLGR